The nucleotide window ATACATCTATCGCGTTGCTAGTCTCGTTCCACCAGACACTCGACTGTTTCCGTTAAAGTTTGTGACTGGCTAAattctgtaataataataattttaccattcattttcaacaaactgagtgtttgaattaaaaagtacacgtcagtcttgtatttttggcattcaaaattaaaacacgaataactgtagaaCCAACTagtgaacaaaacaaaatggcggcgcccatatggataaaaaagtagggagactctgttcaaattattagtgtaaagtaatgaacttgatgtatacgttcttgttttgaaatgtttacgTTTGATGGTATGtgttttcgtcattctacagtgacatCACACAGTATACGCGCCCTAAGAaacctaagaaatcgctatcccgtaatgcctaagtggaagagtttggtttatGAGCAAAAGAACTATTCCGGAAGTttggtctattcgtaggtgacgtaatgcggcctcgacggggagtttgggtTTGAGGAATTAACCTTAGCCTGTATTCGCTTGAAATTTCTGTTCCGCTTATTTTCACATCATAAAAACACAAACTCCTCCTGGAACAACTTTGGTTGCAATTGCATGCCCTTTACCGTCAGTGTTAACAGAGTCGCCAACTTCAAAGGATGTCATGTTGCTTACGTGGCGCATGAATACATGTGATTGACCTTCATGATTTGCATGATTATTAACCTGTTCTACGAGTTCATATCGTTTTTCCGAACCCACGTAATGAACCTTGAAATAGTACTGTTGTGGGATAAATGaggatataaaaagcactaaaatgaccaacgacacgaacaacagtgaattgtcaaattttcgagACGACCCGGTTAGTTTTTTTAGTGTTAGTTTGCCTTTCtgtttagttttcttttctatgtaaaatattctatcgtcctgaggaagggacgggtcgtcccgaaaatttcacaattcactgttgtacgtgtcgttggtcattttagtgctatatatatatatatatatatatatatatatatatatggggcTCATATATGTTTTGTCCcttttataaaaaaataaaacaacctCTTTTACTTACCAAACATTTACAATTTCGTTTGTAATAGAATTTGACTCCTTTAAGCTGATGCCGATTCAGAGTCTTGTAATTTTGAACCCAGTCACACATGCTAGACCAAATTTCTCTTTGTCTTTGTATTCTTGCTGAAATTCAATAGACACTGTGACACCTTTCGAATCCTGAATTTTCTCAACATAGAGTTATAATGGTGAATAATATCTGATGgtatttatgttttcttaacATAGAGTTATATCGGTGAATAATATCTGACGgtatttatgttttcttaacATAGAGTTATAATGGTGAATAATATCTGACggtatttatgttttgttaacatAGAGTTATATCGGTGAATAATATCTGACGgtatttatgttttcttaacATAGAGTTATAATGGTGAATAATATCTGACggtatttatgttttgttaacatAGAGTTATATCGGTGAATAATATCTGACGgtatttatgttttcttaacATAGAGTTATAATGGTGAATAATATCTGACGgtatttatgttttcttaacATAGAGTTATATCGGTGAATAATATCTGACGgtatttatgttttcttaacATAGAGTTATATCGGTGAATAATATCTGACGgtatttatgttttcttaacATAGAGTTATATCGGTGAATAATATCTGACGgtatttatgttttcttaacATAGAGTTATATTGGTGAATAATACCTGACAGTATGTATGTTTTGCCCTTGTTGAGTTGAAGTCCACAGGCAGCTCCTGACGCCGAAGTGTGAATATATTTTACTCTTTTAGCATTGTGTCCCAACAGTTCTCTGCCCtatgaatataaacaaataaaccaTTTATTCTTGAAATGTTTGCACATAttataagttacatgtatataataaataatttagattaaaGATATTAGCTAATATACCTTAAAAAACCTATGAATCCTGactttatattttatttcaacaggCATCCGTGCATATGGGTCCTCGGGGTTTCGAGTGTTTGGGGCCTTTATAATGctattttgaaagatttcttCGCTATCCTTTACTGTAGCCACCAAAActgaaaagcaaaatatatTCAAGTTTTAAAGATTTGCTAAAGTATAAAATTCTCTCtcttttgctctctctctctctctctctctctctctctctctctctctctctgagctCCAGTTTAGCTCTAATCAGTGTACTGTCTGAATGTAGCATTAAGTTTTTGTATGGTCAGATGTATCCCATATACAAAATACCAAGTCTGTGAATGAGAAATCGGCAAAACTATCTTATGCACGAATTGTGGGTCaactaatctcggctgagattcggcttggctgaatatttggactgctccgagattcggtgaaggcttcagtccaaatattcagccaagccgaatctcagccgagattatgGGTTAACGAATTCTTAAAGacaataaatgaattttttcacacacttaattttatttcaacaaCGGAACAGACGATCTATCTACTGGTTATTAGAACAATATAAAGTTTATTCTCCTCTTTCAAAGTTGTACCTTGTGAAATATTTGGGGGTGTGGATGGGTTACCATAACCTTCCTACTGTTGgattgaaatataatttatgaaaatagGTGTATAAGCATACTCTATAACTGATGATTTTTCAGACTTGGAGTTGTACTCACTGATCTGGGCTCTGCAGAAGTGATTCTGAAGGTGTGtaggaaaacaagtacatgttcCTACTTCTGTAATGACAGTCCACAACACGAATAACACGGAAACGAATATCATAAtgctgaaaaataaaagaacaatactgtacatgttaaaaaaaataaacaaagactGGGTGATAATGTAATTGCACAATATTATCGATTCCAGATGGACAATACCAAATTATACAACGTCTTGCACATTTGTGCTAATTGTCATGTTCTCACAGCAGACAAATTTCAAACGAAGAAATGTTTTATGTACTACAGCCTTGTATTGTGTACTAATGCCCCATTCCCATAATCACGCTGAAAGATGTACTTATATTATACTtgttaaaatccacctatgatgTCGTTCTATTGGTTAAACGCTCCATTatttataagaaatgaacagatTCAGAAAATTATTTAGTAATGTTCTGTTGAGTTAAAtgtgatttttatgcccccgccACAAAGTGGtcggggcatatagttttacccTTATCCGTCCTTCCAAGACAcccagttttccggactttttttctaaatgtcttgaaatattgattttttgcatgaaggtgtatattgatgagttgcagatcaagtttgaattttgttccggttcgttgatttttgatggagttttGCTCCTTTAACGTAGAAAAATTACTGTTTTGACCAGCTTTCCGTACCTTTTTTCTAGACGCCTTTAGATATTGAAGTAATATTTTGTATGCAGATGTATATTGTAAAGTTACAGAtagagtttgagttttgttccagtttgttgttttttgatggagttgtgtcCTATTGACGTAGAAAAATTAACTAGTGTTACGgccagttttccggacttttttctaaaagctttgacatattgaactgatttttttGTAGGCAGGTATATATTGATTAGTTacagtttgagttttgttccagtTCGTTAATTGTTATGGAGTTGTGGCCCTTTAACgtagaaaaattactgttacgaccagttttccggactttttttcctAAACGCCTTtagatattgaactgattttttgtatgcaggtgtattttgatgagttacagatcgaatttgagttttgttccggtTTGTTgatctgaataccacattcaatgctatacttCGATGGATTTCCCACATTTGACTTTACTGAAATCGTGCCGACACATCTAGTTTATGAAGTTCCCCTTAATCCCCCTCTGTCACTAtgacaaaatgtaaacaataattttcaagtTAAAACCCAAAGGGGCACAGATGGGAACTGAACCCAAGACCTTTCACACGAAAGACAGAAGCTCTACCCACTGAGGTCAATGACAACtttggaaaaattaaacaatagtTGTTTTAAGTCTtactaaaatcacggattgaagaaacgaacagaCATGTTTCATCTattcaacaagatgtgtttgtgaaatacaaatgcccccgataatggccaattccaaagatgaccaaggtcacaaggacaaatatattggtaccagtagaaagatcttgtcacaagaaatgctcatgtgaaatatgaaagctctaatatttaccatttagaaattaggaccaatgtcaatttttttcaaagtaggtcaaactccaaggtcaacgtcacaagatcaacaattttggtacccacgaaaaggtcttgtcacaagaaatattcatgtgaaatatcaaagctctagcacttactgttcaaaagttattagcaaggttaaagtttcagacagaatgacagacaggacataaacaatatgccccccccccccccccgatctcgggggcataaaaattatcGAAACTTCTTTTTCCtttaagatcaaaatcaagcatcgataaacaacggatttacttcatatcatattattttacgttgttctttaaaaaataaaaataaaactggcTTATATCCACCAAAGCGTGTCCGCCACCgtactctcatttttgctatttcagcgTATTTTATCGGaaacgaaagtaggtttttaattaattttacgacATTTACTAACCCAATAAGAATGTATTATAGCTTAcagacttcacctcacatatggaacaatattaaaggtgcaaaCAGTAAttctggagcaagcgtttcggagtttattggcaacatttgttaatttataagtatagattacttatatacatctcattcaaTGAAAGACACCCTACCCcagtgttagttatacttataatagttttgactagacccatattaattattttatgaagatttataaatacatgtatgtatattacttATATATATCTCATTCAATGAAGAACACCCGAGACCacgatctgacacatcgatatttttttaaatacgatattcatctgatatttaaattttcgatgttcttaatttttccGTGACTTtagaagtcactgttacgacttttttttatccatattagtgaaatattctcaagaggaaTGTTAAACAAGTTACGACATTTTGTAATAATCTATTAACAattactgatatgtacaaacacatggataaacacaaataagttttattttggttgaacatgttttgtgatgacacagatcttgaaagtaagcgacaagtcgaaaactgtccaatatgtcagatatcgaatgacCCGGGACTGTTCTAggaagtgtacattaaaacagCTGACCGAAATTAGGTGGTACACTAACTGACAATGTAcaagaaatcaggccactgtttacGATATAgtagtttttctgtttgtcattcatacaGTGCATTATGAtttcgattattgcgtttgacgagaagaaacgacGTGTATTCATAACTTTGCCCTTAGATTGTCGCACTGggcaaaaactaccattatatacacattcgcaatactgagtttcaaattttgaaattatgaacgaccgtCCATTTTGTCTTTagtcaactattcggcatggCGGGTTTACAaatgcattcgtaaaatcactatctaattttcaatacggaaagagatcatttatgttacataaggaaAATTTGATTTGGAGCTCCGAATGACTTCCTAattatcaagttttatttactgtatatgatatcaataaatataacataataaatgcatgcaatcatttaaaaattgttcttaaattcatttgaattaaagacatCGTTCattcaatattattattatatagtcccgtggggatccgggttagaataggtcctcagtaccctctcgcttgtcgtaagaagtgactaaatggggcggtccttgggatgagaccgcaaaaccgaggccccgtgtcacagcaggtgtcgcacgataaagatccctccctgctcaatggccataagtgccgagcataggccgaaattttgcagcccttcaccggcagtggtgacgtctctatatgagtgaaatattctcgagaaggacgatAAACGATATTCAATcattcaatattatttaattgtgatttcccGCGCTTACGCGAGGTTTCATTTAGTGTTTACTTTCTAAGTTTTTATTCAAACTCTAATACTTTTCACTCAATCATTAATCGGTTTGTTTTTTGTCAGCAATATAATTGCCAAAATCAAGTTCGTAGAATCCAATTCTGGGGTCATTTTCATTGTATAGCGAAGATTTAATCAATTTGGAAATTCTCAATATGGCGTCTCTGGGCCAAAGCGAAACGaaaaataattagaaatatcagagaaaaatactctcatacatgtacatgtatgtgtagccATGAAATATTTGCCTTTGGGattgcaaaaaagcggtaaaacctTCAGGTTTTTACCGCATTTTTTCAACCCTCGGGTTGAATTACCTTATATTTCAGGGCTAcccataagagagtcttatattCTTGTGGTATGCTATAAATAATGAACTAATCCACAGTTACTATTCTACAAACGATATttaacataattaataatgAAACCATAGTTtggtaaatgttttctataaaaTATTGTTCAGTCATTTTAGGGGGATTGTCAATTGTCGTTCTCATCCCTGATCGTTGTTGGTCGTCGGCTTCGGATAGAATTAAGATATAGACTGTGGTGAATTCCAATATGCCCTTGATTAAATTCTAGATAATGTGAGTGTCTTTGTGAAAAGTGTTCCGAGGTTTGCAAAGCTCGAGAACATGATTTCCGTGTTTATTTTTAACTGCAAAGAAACCAGgggaaaaaaattctaataCACAGATCAGGTAAATTTgtaacatatgaataaaaataaatgctATGCTAGAATGATAAACAAGTAAGCTAATTACTCCAGAGTGATACGTACAAGTCAGAAACCCTCGTCACCATATCGTTGTTGTCAAACTACCCACTTTGTTGTTTCAAACTACCTAGTGGGGATAGTGTAAACTTTCGAACAAGTTACCGCGTTGTTCTCGTGGTGTGTTACAGGCGAAGATGTCCCCGTGTTGTGTTTCAGGCAACCACGTTCCCGTGTTGTATTAAAGGCAAACATGTCCCCGTATTGTTTGACAGGCGAATATGTCCCATGCTGTTTTATAGGCGAACTTTTCTATGCGTTACGTTACAGGCGGAAATGTTCCCCTGTTGCGTTATAGGTTTATGTGTTACAGACGAGTGTGTACTCGTGTCAAGAACCAAGGTTTAGAACGCACTCTATGATGCCATGCCCTTTGACGTAGACAAAACAAATCAACTCTGACTACATTGTACAATACGGTGTTGTGTTATTTTTTGTCTTGGTCTACTGTTTAGTTGTAAACAAGTACAATTTCtttagatatctaataaatgacCTCCTCATTGGCTCCAGTTCTTTGGGTATGATGTCACCACCTTGATTTGTTTTACAATAGACAGGTGCCTTGTATCTTGTCAGTGAAGGATCTGATATGTCCCTATATTTATCCGCCTTGAAATCTACATTGCCATTACCTAAATACCTTTGTCATTCGATCAGATATTCCAATATAAAGACCCCCGGTGCATTCAGAACTGTTTTGGCCTTTTCTGATATCAATGAATTGAAATGATGTGCTACAGAAAAATGTGTACAGAACTCCCCGCTGATTCATTTACCTACATATTATCAAGTACTAGCTTTAATTTTTGTTGCTGTATGATAAGCGGGACCAATGAACCAAATAAAGAGAACACATATAGTAAATATAAGTTAAATAGTCATCTGCTACTGCGCATTTCAACATATATTGTGTTACCTTTTAAGATAATGTCGTTGTAAATGATCTTATTTTATCCCAGTCATTaaataatcaatacaaaacttACCTGGTAGTAAGTGGGTAGATCTATCTGTTAGACATTGCTAAGGACTGACCAACAGGCTACAACAGAACAAGataaatataaagcacaaaaaattcacttccgcccaacgacctgcggaaccaaatcccCCAGCAACGTCTGAGCAGCGCGCTAGACAGCTccaccatctaggcaagtcaaaaaacttgctttttatgacgatggaattctagCCATTAGCGTATCCAAAATATAGTGAATGTTTGCGCTTGATATTGAATATTTCTTCATTTAGGGTAGTTGTGTTCATCTAAGAGTTCATTGCAATCTTTgtgctttatatgaaatatgtcaAATGCAGTGTTTATCTTGTATGATCCTACGTTAActataactgtatcccatttccattctcaatgaccgtgtagtgAGTGACAGTgcggcgagaattccatcgtcatcgaaagcaagtttttaaACTTGTTTAGATATCGTCCAACGGTCTTGCGCTTAAAGCTAGTCAgacgctgctaggagatttggttccgcaggtcgtgagtggatacaaggtcaaatacaaaaagtATACAAatcactaaaatgaccaacgaaaCGAacaactacatataaatacacctAGAATTACAACTACACTAAATGACACCGCAGACTACGTTTTGGGTTTTTAGGCTCGCCAATCAATGCTAAAGGTGGATCGAATTAGAACATGTCCTGTTCGTCCAAGGAACTGATCCCCAATGTACGAAGTAGTAAtaatagacttaattaatctcaggTAGAACGAGTTAACCATATTACATAGATGAATAGtaaagaagggacaggtcgtcctgaaaatttcacaattcactgttgttcgtgtcgttggtcattttagtgcttatTATATCCTTATCTATCTGACCTCGTATCTACTATTAGATCTgacactttggatgttgagtgttgttggattttagTTAACTACTAACAGTATTAAGGGAAAATGTTTTACTTATATAAGAAATATGTATATAGGAATTAAATCAATAACTAAGATAAATGGCATGTCAACTGATTTTTTCACCTGTAATGTTGGAGTAGGACAGtgcgaaaaaaaaattccctttcTGTTTGCTTTGTACATTAACGATCTTGAATAATTTTTTACAAGAGAAAGGCATAGTTGGTCTACAAAGTGTTACTAATTCAATTTAAGAAGAACTTATGTTGTACTTGAAACTTTTAATTCTACTATATGGAGATGATACATTTATAATGGCTTAATCTGTCGATGAATCAAAATGTGCGTTGaaggattttttttactgtacaCAGTGGAAATTGAATGTTAATGTcgaaaaacaaaacttttgaCATTCTCAAATGGTCCATAGATGAAAAGGCACTTTTATTATAACGGTGGTGTTAtaaaaaatgtcaaagaattcaaatatcttggtattgtattttcaaaatgagagTCTTTTGTTAAAGCTAATAAACATTTATGCGAACAAGCCCAGAAAGCTATGTATGGAGTCAAAAGAAAAATTAGACTGTCTAATCTACCAATTTGTTGTCAATTTAACCTGCTTGACAAAGTCGTTTTATCAGTTTTAATTTATGGATGTGAAATATTGGGGtataaaaatttacaagttGTAGAGCGcattcatttaaaatttctgAACCATTTTTAGCTGAAAAGCTCCACGACCTCATTTATGGTAGATGGTGAAACATGTCGTTTCCCAATTTATATTAATGTGTATATAGTagaatgatttaaaattattgccaggttatgattttaaaaattgtaaatgtacTTTATAAATTTTTGTATAGACAATATCTTAACGGCACTTTTAAAACTCTCTGGTTTGAATGTATTCATAGAATTTTAAACATGTGTGGTCTTTCAAATATATGGCATCAACCAGAAATGGATAACAAATGCTGTCAAACGAAGACTTAAAGAtcaatttattcaaacatgGTCGAGCGATATGTCAAATTGACAGGCACtcgataaataaaaaaaatgtcttcctgtaaacaaactattcacaaggtatatcacgccgccatcgTAGTTTTCATTTTAACCAGCTGCATAGCTTGGCTTGCAATTTTCGgcgaaaaattatattttaaaatatgataattacacccctaccgtcaagcagcaactctgtcaaggtcttatcTCTCACATAGTCATGATGAACAGGAAATAATGTCCATTTATTGGCTATAACCAATCGTCAAatatcgtctactgcttctcaaatgcgaaCTATCGTTTgagttatttttttattcttgtcaagaattttagacaaaaTATTGTAAAGACATCTTCTCTGGCACCCCTGTTTTCCCCTCTCCGTATTACATTCCTCTGCcacacaccaataatgcaggcTCTTAATTTTGGTGTCCAAAACCAgtaagtaaaataaataaacgaAATCGTGTGATTGTTAGCTAAACCGGAAGTAAGCATACCTTAAAAACAATCACCAAATCACATGACTTAGGTACATTCTATAAACACAAAATACGCACGGAACGGAACTCCAAATTCCCCATTTCCATTATATATTAGAAAATATAGTACCTACCTAAATACAgttattaaatttcatgaaattatgtcaactagtaaggttaaaacactttttaaaaaactctGTATGTTTATCTGAAAAATCTATGAGTTAGTCTGCCCTCcttaacatattttgtaaacaCTTTTTCACTACGtgtaaattgtgtatttttatttaCTCTGAACTTATTGTATTCAAATGTATGTTTATCTAATGTACCTCATGTTCCAAATATAATGTGGTTTGAGTGAGTAAATGATCTTGAACTTAAAAGTATCAGATCTATAAAATAGATCAATAGATAGGTCAACAGAGAAATTATTTAAAGCACCAACGTTACGAGCAATGAAAATTTCGGGACGACCCATCACTTTCTCAGGACAAAGTTGTTCACACgtcaaaaaaaacaacaaaacaacaaaaagcAAAACTATATCTATTCTAAAACTACTGTCTACAAtatactatattttgtacataattgGTTTTTTGGATTACAGACTTTATAACCCACGTCCGATCAGTTCGATATACTAACTGTAGTGTACTTTATGATAACCCCGATACTGAGGTATCTATCTACCAGGTCTTCAAATGCTTTCTATTCAATTATCTTGTTGAat belongs to Ostrea edulis chromosome 7, xbOstEdul1.1, whole genome shotgun sequence and includes:
- the LOC125653345 gene encoding metalloproteinase inhibitor 2-like isoform X2: MIFVSVLFVLWTVITEVGTCTCFPTHLQNHFCRAQIILVATVKDSEEIFQNSIIKAPNTRNPEDPYARMPVEIKYKVRIHRFFKGRELLGHNAKRVKYIHTSASGAACGLQLNKGKTYILSARIQRQREIWSSMCDWVQNYKTLNRHQLKGVKFYYKRNCKCLVSWCQGSYCQGPGPRECEWIPQMYTDCFQEHGFCMINSMGICHWKKNRQLRKCLDTNKQMMPGDTREYYEIPRDGPHRPGESQSWRSSPNNDVYLLSRYRDIK
- the LOC125653345 gene encoding metalloproteinase inhibitor 2-like isoform X1, which gives rise to MVTRVSDFIMIFVSVLFVLWTVITEVGTCTCFPTHLQNHFCRAQIILVATVKDSEEIFQNSIIKAPNTRNPEDPYARMPVEIKYKVRIHRFFKGRELLGHNAKRVKYIHTSASGAACGLQLNKGKTYILSARIQRQREIWSSMCDWVQNYKTLNRHQLKGVKFYYKRNCKCLVSWCQGSYCQGPGPRECEWIPQMYTDCFQEHGFCMINSMGICHWKKNRQLRKCLDTNKQMMPGDTREYYEIPRDGPHRPGESQSWRSSPNNDVYLLSRYRDIK